A genomic window from Arthrobacter sp. FW305-BF8 includes:
- the prpB gene encoding methylisocitrate lyase produces the protein MLYSKITAEQKRIYLRKILASGTIQQFPGAFNPLSARLIEEKGFAGVYISGAVLANDLGLPDIGLTTLTEVATRAGQIARMTDLPCIVDADTGFGEPMNVARSVQELENAGLAGCHIEDQFNPKRCGHLDGKNVVDLDTATKRIRAAADARRDPNFLIMARTDIRAVDGLQAVKDRARALVDAGADAIFPEALRDLHEFRAIRDAVDVPILANMTEFGKSDLFTVEQLQAVGVNMVIYPVTLLRSAMGAAERVLDTLKSLGTQQVRVPEMLTRARLYDLVDYEAYNKFDSGIFNFQISDMH, from the coding sequence ATGCTGTACTCAAAAATCACCGCCGAACAGAAGCGCATTTACCTGCGGAAAATCCTCGCCTCCGGAACCATCCAGCAGTTCCCCGGAGCGTTCAACCCGCTCTCCGCCCGGCTGATCGAGGAGAAGGGCTTCGCCGGGGTGTACATCTCCGGCGCCGTCCTGGCCAACGACCTTGGCCTGCCGGACATCGGCCTGACCACGCTCACCGAGGTGGCCACCCGGGCAGGGCAGATCGCCCGCATGACCGACCTGCCCTGCATCGTCGACGCCGACACCGGCTTCGGCGAACCCATGAACGTGGCCCGCAGCGTACAGGAACTGGAAAACGCCGGGCTCGCCGGCTGCCACATCGAGGACCAGTTCAACCCCAAGCGCTGCGGCCACCTCGACGGCAAGAACGTCGTGGACCTGGACACCGCCACCAAACGGATCCGCGCCGCAGCGGATGCACGGCGCGACCCGAACTTCCTCATCATGGCGCGCACCGACATCCGCGCAGTGGACGGACTCCAAGCCGTAAAAGACCGCGCGAGGGCACTGGTCGATGCCGGAGCCGACGCGATCTTCCCTGAGGCCCTGCGTGACCTGCACGAGTTCCGTGCCATTCGGGACGCCGTGGACGTACCGATCCTGGCCAACATGACCGAGTTCGGCAAGAGCGACCTCTTCACTGTAGAACAACTCCAGGCAGTCGGCGTGAACATGGTGATTTATCCCGTCACCCTACTCCGTAGTGCCATGGGGGCCGCTGAGCGCGTTTTGGACACGCTCAAGAGCCTGGGAACCCAGCAGGTACGTGTGCCTGAAATGCTCACCCGGGCCCGCCTCTATGACCTCGTTGACTACGAGGCCTACAACAAGTTCGATTCCGGCATCTTCAACTTTCAGATCTCCGATATGCACTAA
- a CDS encoding MmgE/PrpD family protein, translating to MVKEHHVRVYKSEENLAREDQLAHKIAVVAADPVEVTDDVTDMVINRIIDNASVAIASLNRAPIVAARAQALTHGPSSGGKGSKVFGIGERVSPEWAAWANGVAVRELDYHDTFLAADYSHPGDNIPPILAVAQHVGSSGRDLIRGIATGYEIQVNLVKAICLHKHKIDHVAHLGPAAAAGIGTLLGLDVETIFQSVGQALHTTTATRQSRKGEISTWKAHAPAFAGKMAVEAVDRSTRGQTSPVPIYEGEDGVIAWLLDGPDASYEVPLPTPGEAKRAIMDTYTKEHSAEYQAQAWIDLARKLNREHPEATDPANVKSVLIKTSHHTHYVIGSGANDPQKYSPTASRETLDHSIPYIFTVALQDGAWHHVDSYSPERATQPDTVELWQKVSTVEDPEWTRRYHSLDISEKAFGGSVEITLTDGTVIRDEIAVADAHPLGARPFTREQYVNKFRTLAAGLVTDDEIERFLAAVERLPELAAGELDQLNITAAPGVIDLSAAPKGLF from the coding sequence ATGGTTAAGGAACACCACGTCCGCGTATACAAGAGCGAGGAAAACCTCGCCCGCGAGGACCAGCTCGCCCACAAGATCGCCGTTGTGGCAGCGGACCCGGTCGAGGTCACCGACGACGTCACGGACATGGTGATCAACCGGATCATTGACAACGCCTCCGTGGCCATCGCCTCGCTGAACCGCGCCCCGATCGTCGCGGCCCGCGCACAGGCCCTCACTCATGGCCCGTCCAGCGGCGGTAAAGGGTCCAAGGTCTTCGGCATCGGGGAGCGGGTCTCCCCGGAGTGGGCGGCGTGGGCCAACGGTGTGGCGGTGCGTGAGCTGGATTATCACGACACCTTCCTGGCCGCGGACTACTCGCACCCGGGGGACAACATTCCGCCGATCCTCGCTGTTGCCCAGCATGTGGGCTCCAGCGGCAGGGATCTGATCCGGGGCATCGCCACAGGTTATGAGATCCAGGTGAATCTGGTGAAGGCGATCTGCCTGCACAAGCACAAGATCGACCACGTGGCCCACCTGGGTCCCGCCGCGGCGGCCGGCATCGGCACGCTGCTGGGGCTGGACGTGGAAACGATCTTCCAGTCTGTGGGCCAGGCCCTGCACACCACGACGGCCACCCGGCAGTCGCGCAAGGGCGAGATCTCCACGTGGAAGGCGCACGCACCGGCCTTCGCCGGGAAAATGGCCGTGGAGGCGGTGGACAGGTCCACGCGCGGACAGACCTCCCCGGTGCCGATTTACGAAGGTGAGGACGGCGTCATCGCTTGGCTGCTCGATGGCCCGGACGCCTCCTACGAGGTCCCGCTGCCCACGCCCGGTGAGGCCAAGCGCGCCATCATGGACACCTACACCAAGGAACACTCGGCGGAGTACCAGGCGCAGGCGTGGATCGACCTCGCCCGCAAGCTGAACAGGGAGCACCCCGAGGCCACCGATCCGGCGAACGTGAAGTCTGTCCTGATCAAGACGAGTCACCATACCCACTACGTGATCGGCTCCGGCGCCAACGATCCCCAGAAGTACAGCCCCACAGCATCCCGTGAGACCCTGGACCACTCCATCCCGTACATCTTCACCGTCGCCTTGCAGGACGGGGCCTGGCACCACGTCGATTCCTACTCCCCCGAACGTGCCACCCAGCCGGACACGGTGGAGCTGTGGCAGAAGGTGTCCACGGTGGAGGACCCGGAGTGGACCCGCCGGTACCACTCGCTGGACATCTCCGAGAAGGCCTTCGGCGGCTCCGTGGAAATCACCCTCACCGACGGCACCGTCATCCGCGACGAGATCGCCGTGGCCGACGCCCACCCCCTCGGCGCCCGCCCGTTCACCCGCGAGCAGTACGTCAACAAGTTCCGCACGCTGGCTGCCGGGCTGGTGACGGACGATGAAATCGAAAGGTTCCTTGCCGCCGTCGAACGCCTCCCGGAACTCGCGGCAGGCGAGCTGGACCAGCTCAATATCACCGCCGCCCCCGGCGTCATCGACCTCTCGGCAGCACCGAAGGGGCTGTTCTAA
- a CDS encoding aldehyde dehydrogenase: MNVASSIPSTIQRLTSVDKFLIGGQWVTPSSRERFPVIDSGTEQELMRVAVANAGDMSRAISAAREAFDKGPWPRLSHAQRAEYLRAIANGIRARADDFSQMWPRESGVLYAEASALTPAYADTFDYYAGLADTFDFERPATPTAGGNFGLLVREPVGVVGAITAWNGPLAQITYKVAPALLAGCTVILKPSPEAPGEAHIFGQILLEIGLPAGVVNIVPADREVSELLVRDPRVDKITFTGSTAAGRRIASLAGERVARVTLELGGKSAAVVLDDADVEATAATLAAGGCFNTGQVCSSLTRVIVSRGRHDALVEALADAYSKIRVGDPFDPTTEMGPLAAEHQRDRVESYISAGRQEGATVATGGGRPSYLNAGWYVEPTVFAGVDNSMRIAQEEIFGPVVSVIPAPDDRTAIDIANDTIYGLNASVFTPDVDRAREVAGQLRSGTVGHNAFRTDFGIAFGGFKQSGIGREGGVEGLLPFLETKTMIFNDAPRNYRS, encoded by the coding sequence ATGAACGTCGCCAGTTCGATCCCCTCTACCATCCAGCGGTTGACCTCGGTTGACAAGTTTCTCATTGGAGGCCAATGGGTCACCCCTTCTTCCCGTGAGCGGTTTCCGGTTATTGACTCCGGAACCGAACAGGAACTGATGCGGGTTGCCGTCGCGAATGCAGGCGATATGTCACGTGCGATTTCGGCTGCCCGTGAGGCCTTCGACAAGGGGCCCTGGCCACGCCTCAGCCATGCGCAGCGGGCGGAATACCTTAGGGCCATCGCGAACGGTATCAGGGCGAGGGCAGACGACTTCAGCCAAATGTGGCCGCGTGAGTCCGGAGTGCTGTACGCCGAGGCTTCGGCGCTGACGCCGGCCTACGCCGACACCTTCGACTATTACGCCGGGCTCGCCGACACATTCGACTTCGAGAGGCCGGCGACTCCGACGGCCGGGGGGAACTTTGGACTGCTGGTCCGGGAGCCGGTCGGTGTGGTCGGCGCCATCACGGCTTGGAATGGACCGCTGGCACAGATCACATACAAGGTCGCTCCAGCGCTCTTGGCTGGCTGCACCGTCATCTTGAAGCCCTCTCCCGAGGCTCCCGGTGAGGCCCACATTTTCGGGCAGATCCTTCTGGAGATCGGGCTGCCCGCGGGCGTGGTTAACATTGTCCCGGCCGACCGTGAGGTCTCCGAGCTTCTTGTGCGGGACCCACGGGTCGACAAGATCACATTCACGGGGTCCACTGCGGCGGGACGTCGCATCGCCTCGCTCGCTGGCGAGCGGGTGGCCCGAGTCACCCTGGAACTCGGCGGCAAGTCAGCGGCGGTCGTGCTCGACGACGCAGACGTCGAGGCTACGGCGGCCACCCTCGCCGCCGGAGGATGCTTCAACACCGGACAGGTGTGTTCGTCATTGACCCGGGTGATCGTCAGCCGAGGGCGCCACGACGCTCTGGTCGAGGCGTTGGCCGACGCCTACTCGAAGATCCGTGTGGGTGATCCATTTGACCCCACCACTGAAATGGGCCCGCTCGCGGCCGAGCACCAACGCGACAGGGTCGAGTCCTACATATCGGCTGGGCGGCAGGAGGGTGCCACGGTCGCGACGGGTGGGGGACGGCCGAGCTACCTGAACGCAGGCTGGTACGTGGAGCCAACCGTCTTCGCCGGTGTGGACAATTCCATGAGGATCGCGCAGGAGGAGATCTTCGGACCCGTCGTGAGCGTCATCCCTGCCCCGGATGACCGCACAGCCATCGACATCGCAAATGACACCATCTATGGTCTCAACGCCTCCGTGTTCACGCCCGATGTGGACCGTGCACGAGAGGTCGCAGGCCAGCTTCGCTCGGGCACAGTGGGCCACAATGCATTCCGAACAGATTTTGGTATCGCATTCGGTGGCTTTAAGCAGTCCGGCATCGGCCGCGAGGGTGGGGTCGAAGGCCTGCTGCCGTTTCTTGAAACAAAGACCATGATCTTCAACGACGCTCCACGCAACTATAGAAGCTGA